The Chryseobacterium sp. 52 genome includes a region encoding these proteins:
- a CDS encoding dihydroorotase: MKTLIKNVKIVNEGKIFEGDILIENDLISKIDSSISEEAEQIIDGSGKYLLPGVIDDQVHFRDPGLTHKGDIESESRAAIAGGITSFIDQPNTVPNAVTQELLADKYEIGAQKAYANYGFMMGGTNDNLEEVLKTNPRNVPGIKLFLGSSTGNMLVDNPETLENIFSSTKMLIAVHCEDETTIKANTQKYIDEYGEDIPVKFHHLIRSEEACYKSSSKAIELAEKTGARLHVFHLSTAKEMELFRNDIPLKDKKITAEVCVHHLTFTNDDYETKGSLIKWNPAVKTQKDKDGLWEALLDDRIDVIATDHAPHTAEEKQNVYTKCPSGAPLVQHSLPVMLENYHTGKISLEKIVEKMCHNPAILFRVEKRGFVREGYKADLVLVDINADWTVAKDNLLYKCGWSPLEGTHLHSKVTQTFVNGHLVYDNGNISEEKFGERLLFVVGE, translated from the coding sequence ATGAAGACCCTAATCAAAAATGTAAAGATCGTGAATGAAGGTAAGATCTTCGAAGGCGATATCTTAATAGAAAATGACTTGATTTCTAAAATAGATTCCTCCATTTCTGAGGAAGCAGAACAGATTATTGACGGTTCAGGAAAATATCTTCTCCCGGGCGTAATAGACGATCAGGTTCATTTCAGAGATCCGGGACTGACGCATAAAGGAGATATTGAAAGTGAATCAAGAGCTGCCATTGCAGGAGGAATCACCAGTTTTATCGATCAGCCTAATACTGTTCCAAATGCCGTTACGCAGGAATTACTCGCGGATAAATATGAAATTGGTGCTCAGAAAGCATACGCCAACTATGGTTTTATGATGGGGGGAACCAATGACAATCTGGAGGAAGTTTTAAAAACAAACCCGAGAAATGTTCCGGGAATCAAATTATTCTTAGGCTCTTCTACCGGAAATATGCTTGTAGATAATCCTGAAACATTAGAGAATATCTTCAGCAGTACAAAAATGCTGATTGCCGTTCACTGTGAAGATGAAACAACGATTAAAGCCAATACCCAGAAATATATTGATGAATACGGGGAAGATATTCCTGTGAAATTCCATCATCTGATCAGAAGTGAGGAGGCTTGTTATAAGTCATCATCAAAAGCAATTGAATTGGCGGAAAAAACCGGAGCAAGACTTCACGTCTTCCATCTTTCAACAGCAAAAGAAATGGAGCTTTTCAGAAATGATATTCCTTTAAAAGATAAAAAAATCACAGCTGAAGTATGTGTTCATCATTTGACGTTCACCAATGACGATTATGAAACGAAAGGTTCTCTGATCAAATGGAATCCTGCTGTAAAAACCCAGAAAGACAAAGACGGTCTTTGGGAAGCTCTTCTGGATGACAGAATTGATGTGATTGCTACTGACCATGCCCCTCATACAGCCGAAGAAAAGCAGAATGTATATACAAAATGTCCTTCCGGAGCACCGCTGGTACAGCATTCATTGCCTGTGATGCTGGAAAACTATCACACCGGAAAAATTTCTTTGGAAAAAATTGTTGAAAAAATGTGTCACAATCCTGCGATTCTGTTCAGAGTTGAGAAAAGAGGTTTCGTAAGAGAAGGTTATAAGGCAGATCTTGTTTTGGTAGATATTAATGCAGACTGGACGGTTGCTAAAGATAATCTTCTTTACAAATGCGGCTGGAGTCCTCTGGAAGGAACACATCTGCATTCTAAAGTAACCCAGACTTTTGTGAACGGGCATCTCGTTTATGATAACGGAAATATTAGTGAAGAAAAATTCGGAGAACGACTTCTTTTTGTCGTAGGAGAGTAA
- a CDS encoding lipopolysaccharide biosynthesis protein — protein sequence MKKLLNETIIYGIGAIMPRIIVVLLNYLFIKNINNSDFAIFTNLYALISFVNIVLSFGFETAYFRFSSDKDNEQKVFNTSFWFLTGLSSVFLILVLLFNQPIANVFGYEKTPEFIKWFAWIAFFDNLLVIPLAWFRFHNKPIKYTAIRVIQAIFQSIFAIALFLYIPQEFSFKLGLKEKVAYPFFSNLAASCLGFFLVFPIILKVKFQFSKDLFLQMIKYSWPVMIAGLAFMVNENFDKFIQKFIINDAEAGAYGGCYKMAVLMTLFVTAYRMGIEPFFFKQMQSENAKLTYAKVTEYFSFFASVVALGIIANVSWIKLLLVPNSSYWIAINIIPIIVIANLFFGIYYNLSTWYKVTDRTRVGTYISWTGAIITIALNFLFLKKYGFMVSAWVTLAAYFVMMVLSYFLGQKYYPIPYRMKKISFFIVLLAVFSYVIVELFDYNFWVGNLLFLVYAGILIYSEKDMLLSRIKKS from the coding sequence TTGAAAAAACTTCTCAACGAGACAATTATATATGGAATTGGGGCTATTATGCCGAGGATAATTGTGGTATTGCTTAATTATTTATTTATTAAAAACATCAACAACAGCGATTTTGCCATATTCACCAACCTTTATGCATTAATATCATTTGTAAATATTGTTCTTTCCTTTGGTTTTGAAACTGCCTATTTCAGATTTTCTTCCGATAAGGATAATGAACAGAAAGTTTTCAATACCTCATTTTGGTTTCTGACAGGTTTATCATCTGTTTTTTTAATACTTGTTTTACTATTTAATCAACCTATTGCGAATGTTTTTGGGTACGAAAAAACTCCGGAGTTTATCAAATGGTTTGCCTGGATTGCTTTCTTTGACAACCTTCTCGTTATTCCTTTAGCATGGTTTAGATTCCACAACAAACCGATAAAATACACTGCTATCAGAGTGATACAGGCTATTTTTCAGAGTATTTTCGCTATTGCGTTATTTCTTTACATTCCTCAGGAATTTTCATTTAAATTAGGTTTAAAAGAAAAAGTCGCTTATCCTTTTTTCAGTAATCTGGCTGCAAGCTGTTTAGGATTCTTCCTGGTCTTCCCTATTATTTTAAAGGTGAAGTTTCAGTTTTCAAAAGATCTATTTCTGCAAATGATTAAATATTCATGGCCGGTAATGATCGCAGGATTGGCTTTTATGGTCAATGAAAATTTTGATAAATTCATTCAAAAATTTATTATTAATGATGCTGAAGCAGGAGCCTATGGAGGTTGCTATAAAATGGCAGTGCTGATGACTCTTTTTGTTACAGCGTATAGAATGGGTATAGAGCCGTTCTTCTTTAAACAGATGCAAAGTGAAAATGCTAAGCTCACCTATGCAAAAGTGACTGAATATTTTTCATTTTTTGCTTCCGTTGTTGCCCTGGGCATCATTGCCAATGTTTCATGGATAAAACTTTTATTGGTTCCCAACAGCAGTTATTGGATTGCAATAAATATCATTCCTATTATTGTAATCGCCAATTTATTCTTCGGAATTTATTATAATCTTTCCACCTGGTATAAGGTAACCGACAGAACAAGAGTTGGAACTTATATTTCATGGACCGGAGCGATTATCACGATTGCGCTGAACTTCTTATTTCTAAAAAAATACGGCTTTATGGTTTCTGCCTGGGTAACTTTAGCCGCCTATTTTGTGATGATGGTTCTTTCATACTTTTTAGGCCAGAAGTACTATCCTATTCCTTACAGAATGAAAAAAATATCGTTTTTCATCGTTCTATTAGCTGTTTTCAGTTATGTGATTGTAGAACTGTTCGATTACAATTTCTGGGTAGGAAACCTTTTATTCCTCGTTTATGCAGGGATCCTGATCTATTCGGAAAAAGATATGCTTTTGTCCAGAATAAAGAAAAGCTGA
- a CDS encoding sugar phosphate nucleotidyltransferase: MKIIVPMAGRGSRLRPHTLTVPKPLIPIAGKPIVQRLVEDIAKVAGEKIEEVAFIIGDFGQEIEKSLLQIAEKLGAKGSIYYQNDPLGTAHAIKCAEASMQGDVVIAFADTLFRADFQLDKNSDGVIWVKSVEDPSAFGVVKLDNYGFITDFVEKPQTFVSDLAIIGIYYFNSAEKLMHEINYIMDNDIKNGNEYQLTTALENLRAKGAKFTLGKVNDWMDCGNKNATVETNSKILEYEREEMLKYPASAVIENSLIIQPCFIGENVKISNSKVGPGVSLGNNTTIVNSNIENSLIQENTRINHGNLSNSMIGNSAQYFGVAREISLGDYSVLDFLSK, encoded by the coding sequence ATGAAAATAATTGTTCCTATGGCTGGACGCGGTTCCAGATTACGTCCACATACACTGACAGTTCCCAAACCTCTTATCCCGATTGCAGGAAAACCTATCGTGCAGAGACTGGTAGAAGATATTGCTAAAGTGGCAGGTGAAAAAATTGAAGAAGTAGCATTTATCATTGGAGATTTCGGGCAGGAGATTGAAAAATCTTTACTTCAGATAGCCGAAAAATTAGGAGCAAAAGGCAGTATATACTACCAGAATGATCCACTTGGTACAGCACACGCTATTAAATGTGCTGAAGCCTCTATGCAGGGAGATGTGGTGATTGCTTTTGCAGATACTCTTTTCCGTGCAGATTTCCAGCTGGATAAAAATTCAGACGGTGTTATTTGGGTAAAAAGTGTAGAAGATCCTTCCGCTTTTGGAGTGGTAAAATTAGATAACTATGGTTTTATTACGGATTTCGTTGAAAAACCACAGACTTTCGTTTCAGATCTTGCCATTATCGGTATTTACTATTTCAACAGTGCTGAAAAACTGATGCATGAAATCAACTATATCATGGATAATGATATTAAAAACGGTAACGAATACCAATTGACAACTGCACTGGAGAACCTTAGAGCAAAAGGAGCAAAATTCACTTTAGGAAAAGTAAATGACTGGATGGATTGCGGAAACAAAAATGCAACCGTAGAAACCAACAGCAAGATTCTTGAATATGAAAGAGAAGAAATGCTTAAATACCCGGCATCAGCGGTGATTGAAAATTCATTGATTATCCAGCCGTGTTTTATCGGTGAAAACGTAAAGATCTCCAATTCAAAAGTAGGTCCCGGCGTTTCATTGGGAAACAATACAACGATTGTCAATTCCAATATCGAAAACTCTCTGATCCAGGAAAACACAAGGATCAATCACGGAAACCTGTCCAACTCGATGATCGGAAATTCGGCACAGTACTTTGGAGTGGCCCGAGAGATTTCTTTAGGTGACTACTCTGTGTTAGATTTTTTATCTAAATAA
- a CDS encoding DUF4292 domain-containing protein, whose translation MKNWIPILLILITLSSCKTRNAAKNNNGDTKDSTVIAEDNRKPKDANEPVRDKFSFYEHVLIPPKFEQIKISSKVNVETGNFIPTLDATIYIENDKKVWMNLQAFFIGVAKGIATPEGIKGQDKVNKAYIDSDFDYLNNLLNVNFIDYKSLEKILMGRTFIKISDSQFTLTQNAQGFKMVSNGNQKIVTDEKTREYKVALQYDTNYDLLNVNLKDVSSSDELEISYSNWDEYNGIRLPKNVKIIIKGSKSSQILLENTKFDFSRMETPYSVPSSYKKIEIK comes from the coding sequence ATGAAAAACTGGATCCCGATACTTCTCATATTAATTACCTTATCATCCTGTAAAACGAGAAATGCCGCCAAAAACAACAACGGCGACACCAAGGACAGTACCGTCATCGCAGAAGACAATAGAAAACCCAAAGATGCCAATGAGCCGGTGAGAGACAAGTTTAGCTTTTACGAACATGTACTTATTCCGCCGAAATTTGAACAGATAAAAATAAGCAGTAAAGTAAATGTAGAAACCGGAAACTTTATCCCAACCCTTGATGCGACTATCTATATTGAAAATGATAAAAAAGTATGGATGAATCTTCAGGCTTTTTTCATTGGAGTAGCCAAAGGGATTGCAACCCCTGAAGGGATTAAAGGGCAGGACAAGGTGAATAAAGCCTATATTGACTCAGACTTTGATTATCTCAACAATCTGCTTAATGTTAATTTCATTGATTACAAATCTCTGGAAAAAATATTGATGGGAAGAACTTTCATAAAAATCAGTGATTCTCAATTTACTCTTACCCAAAATGCACAGGGATTTAAAATGGTTTCTAATGGAAATCAGAAAATCGTTACCGATGAGAAGACGAGAGAGTACAAAGTGGCTCTTCAGTATGACACGAATTATGACCTTCTCAACGTCAACTTAAAGGACGTTTCTTCTTCTGATGAACTGGAAATCTCTTACAGCAACTGGGATGAATACAATGGAATCCGCCTTCCAAAAAATGTTAAAATAATTATAAAAGGCTCAAAATCTAGCCAAATTTTACTGGAAAACACGAAATTTGACTTTTCGAGGATGGAAACACCTTATTCTGTACCATCCAGTTATAAGAAAATTGAGATTAAATGA
- a CDS encoding M23 family metallopeptidase codes for MIKKFSFLIGILLFGLHQGQQNKEQLQKQNADLKKQIVQINTDLAKTRTESKLSVAYLTNVNKKLSLREKVYTNTQKEKRFIEDEIYLRQLEINRQNKELAVLRKNYAEVLVNAYKNKGVQNKVTFILSSKNLGEAIRRVQYLKQYADYQDKKAAEISNAATQIKKSITQKQNSAREKDNLLVNQQKDLATINTERAQKEQLVADFKKNESKLTVELKQKQVQSKALEGQIRAIIAEEIRIAKAEEEARRKAEAEKIRLAKIAAEREKARIEAEAKARAEALERERKLAEAEAKKAAEFAAKRAEEERKRNEEATRAEASAKDEARRVAAKKASDEANVRAKEASDKLVAARAAEAALNKKKEEEKKAAETKAMTSYGVTTTTGSSFADSRGKLGYPADRAGQVTHRFGRQPHPVFKNIVEDNTGIKIAVPSGTRAKSVYPGSVSSVLANSDGTKTVMVKHGNYFTIYSNLANVSVSKGQQVSSGTPVGTVAQDFDGSYTLDFQVWNGNTPVDPLGWISY; via the coding sequence ATGATTAAAAAATTTAGCTTTTTAATAGGTATTCTACTGTTCGGCCTGCATCAGGGACAGCAGAATAAGGAACAGCTTCAGAAACAGAATGCCGATCTTAAAAAACAAATTGTACAAATAAATACAGATCTGGCCAAAACCAGAACTGAATCCAAGCTATCAGTAGCCTATCTTACCAACGTCAATAAAAAATTGTCTTTAAGAGAAAAGGTATATACCAATACTCAGAAAGAAAAAAGATTTATTGAAGATGAGATCTATCTGCGTCAGCTGGAAATCAACCGTCAGAACAAAGAACTGGCAGTTCTCAGAAAGAATTATGCTGAAGTTCTGGTCAACGCTTACAAAAACAAAGGGGTACAGAACAAAGTAACCTTCATTCTTTCGTCCAAAAATCTGGGAGAAGCTATAAGAAGGGTTCAATACCTAAAGCAGTATGCTGACTATCAGGATAAAAAAGCTGCAGAAATCAGTAATGCAGCTACCCAGATCAAAAAATCAATCACACAGAAACAGAACTCTGCACGAGAAAAAGATAACCTTTTGGTCAATCAGCAGAAAGACCTGGCCACTATTAATACAGAAAGAGCACAAAAAGAACAACTGGTAGCCGATTTCAAGAAAAATGAATCAAAACTTACCGTTGAACTTAAACAGAAGCAGGTTCAGTCTAAAGCTCTTGAAGGACAGATCAGAGCGATTATCGCGGAAGAGATCAGAATAGCAAAAGCGGAAGAAGAAGCAAGAAGAAAAGCGGAAGCAGAAAAAATACGTCTGGCTAAAATTGCAGCTGAAAGAGAAAAGGCAAGAATTGAAGCGGAAGCAAAAGCGAGAGCCGAAGCATTGGAAAGAGAAAGAAAGCTGGCCGAAGCGGAAGCTAAAAAAGCCGCTGAATTTGCTGCAAAAAGAGCTGAAGAGGAGAGAAAACGTAATGAAGAAGCAACAAGAGCTGAAGCCAGTGCAAAAGACGAAGCCAGAAGAGTAGCTGCTAAAAAAGCATCTGACGAAGCGAATGTAAGAGCAAAAGAAGCATCTGACAAACTCGTTGCCGCCAGAGCAGCAGAAGCCGCATTAAACAAGAAAAAAGAAGAGGAGAAAAAGGCCGCTGAAACGAAAGCAATGACCAGCTATGGAGTTACAACCACTACCGGAAGTAGTTTTGCAGACAGCAGAGGTAAACTTGGCTATCCCGCAGACAGAGCAGGACAGGTCACCCACCGATTTGGAAGACAGCCACACCCGGTTTTCAAAAATATTGTTGAGGATAATACAGGTATTAAAATAGCAGTGCCTTCAGGTACACGTGCCAAGTCTGTATATCCGGGGTCAGTCTCTTCGGTATTGGCAAATAGCGACGGAACAAAAACCGTTATGGTGAAACACGGAAATTATTTTACGATCTATTCTAACTTAGCCAATGTAAGTGTATCCAAAGGACAGCAGGTTTCTTCAGGCACTCCGGTAGGTACAGTTGCTCAGGATTTTGACGGTTCTTACACCCTTGATTTCCAAGTATGGAACGGAAATACACCAGTTGATCCATTAGGTTGGATTTCATATTAA
- a CDS encoding twin-arginine translocase TatA/TatE family subunit, producing MNTLTILALSWQHILIVAVLLVLLFGGKKIPELMRGVGSGIKEFKDAVKEEDKPGSENKTSSTNNNNNTPSN from the coding sequence ATGAATACATTAACAATACTTGCCTTATCTTGGCAACACATCCTTATCGTAGCGGTACTTTTGGTATTGCTTTTTGGAGGAAAGAAAATTCCGGAACTAATGAGAGGAGTTGGTTCAGGAATCAAAGAATTTAAAGATGCGGTAAAAGAAGAAGACAAACCAGGTTCTGAAAACAAAACCTCTTCTACCAACAACAATAATAATACACCCAGCAACTAA
- a CDS encoding DUF4254 domain-containing protein has product MNFTETAWKVFNQSIEDYHVFDDVNALINNPFEKDSLERILYAKNWIDTVQWHLEDIIRDENIDPAEALQLKRTIDASNQKRTDLVEFIDGWFLTKFENITPRPDAKINTETPAWAVDRLSILALKVYHMSLEANRESASEEHRANCQAKLDVLLTQKVDLSTSIDQLLTDIEYGNVKMKVYKQMKMYNDDSLNPILYQKGQK; this is encoded by the coding sequence ATGAATTTCACTGAGACTGCATGGAAAGTCTTCAATCAATCTATTGAAGACTATCACGTGTTCGATGACGTTAACGCTCTAATTAATAACCCGTTCGAAAAAGACAGTTTGGAACGGATTTTGTATGCAAAGAACTGGATTGATACCGTTCAATGGCATTTAGAAGATATTATTAGAGATGAAAATATTGATCCCGCTGAAGCTCTTCAATTGAAGAGAACAATAGATGCTTCTAACCAGAAAAGAACAGATCTGGTAGAATTTATCGACGGCTGGTTCCTTACAAAGTTTGAAAATATAACTCCTAGACCTGATGCAAAAATCAATACTGAAACTCCCGCTTGGGCAGTAGACAGGCTATCAATTCTTGCATTAAAGGTTTATCATATGTCGTTAGAGGCCAATAGAGAATCCGCTTCTGAAGAGCACCGTGCAAACTGCCAGGCAAAACTGGATGTACTGCTTACCCAGAAAGTAGACCTATCAACTTCTATAGATCAGTTGCTTACTGATATTGAATACGGTAATGTTAAGATGAAAGTATACAAACAAATGAAAATGTATAACGATGATAGTCTTAACCCGATCCTCTATCAAAAGGGGCAGAAATGA
- the ribA gene encoding GTP cyclohydrolase II: MIKIQAEANVPTEHGSFRMIAFSENENDWMPHMAIVAENTDFSKPVNVRFHSECITGEVFHSKKCECGQQLDAAMKYTHEHGGIIVYLRQEGRNIGIINKLKAYSLQEKGLDTVQANLELGLPADDRKFGVAIDILNLLDVKDINLLTNNPEKVKYVVESNIHLNSRIPLQIPANEMSKGYLQTKKDFFGHLLDDNDN, encoded by the coding sequence ATGATTAAAATTCAGGCAGAAGCCAATGTTCCTACAGAGCACGGCTCTTTCCGAATGATCGCTTTCTCCGAAAACGAAAACGACTGGATGCCACACATGGCCATCGTAGCAGAAAATACAGATTTCTCAAAACCGGTGAACGTACGTTTCCATTCCGAATGCATTACCGGAGAAGTTTTCCATTCAAAAAAATGTGAATGCGGGCAACAACTGGATGCCGCAATGAAATATACCCATGAGCACGGAGGAATTATTGTATATCTTCGTCAGGAAGGAAGGAATATCGGAATTATCAATAAGCTGAAAGCATATTCATTACAGGAAAAAGGTCTTGATACAGTACAGGCTAATCTGGAACTGGGACTTCCTGCTGATGACAGAAAATTTGGAGTTGCTATCGATATCCTGAACCTGCTGGACGTAAAAGATATTAATCTTCTGACGAATAATCCTGAAAAGGTAAAATACGTCGTAGAAAGCAATATCCACCTCAATTCAAGGATACCTCTACAGATCCCGGCCAACGAGATGAGTAAAGGATATCTGCAAACAAAAAAAGATTTCTTCGGTCATTTATTAGATGATAATGACAATTAG